The Anomaloglossus baeobatrachus isolate aAnoBae1 chromosome 10, aAnoBae1.hap1, whole genome shotgun sequence genome has a segment encoding these proteins:
- the LOC142254662 gene encoding protein phosphatase 1 regulatory subunit 3E-like, whose protein sequence is MLSASSSSSAACGSCRDVVCVTTRQPQHLPPSIIHTLPLSCSGETEESARSSCLGCMDTMPTHRHLLPRNFSCTAVLYGESPESPEDEDVNDGEEEKVEMTKEKEPSKPITRGREVNLVPQSPTARRRAKSLPTPAERRHLEVAAPRKKEVRFADSLGLELTTVRHFSDAELPRVPYHVLAGLRCREACPAGAELSTLLLRPTPGTPQLQPQFENPSTKPGFLDLVRQRRVCLETITTDPFSVSGDLRVLNLSYEKEVMVRYTIDSWNTSSEVIASYQRGYSDRYSDRFSFKLLCPTLLNKEGMMEFAIRYKVCGTEYWDNNDGQNYKVKSQRATVSPPKEYENAWIHFI, encoded by the coding sequence ATGCtgagcgcctcctcctcctccagtgcAGCTTGTGGTTCCTGCAGGGATGTGGTGTGCGTCACGACACGTCAGCCCCAGCATCTTCCTCCTTCTATaatccacacactgcccctctcatgTAGTGGGGAGACCGAGGAAAGCGCACGGAGCAGCTGCCTGGGGTGTATGGACACCATGCCCACCCATCGCCACCTCCTGCCACGGAACTTCAGCTGCACAGCAGTGCTGTATGGGGAAAGCCCTGAGAgcccagaggatgaggatgtcaatGATGGTGAAGAAGAGAAGGTGGAGATGACAAAGGAGAAGGAACCCAGCAAACCGATCACCAGGGGGAGAGAGGTCAATCTGGTGCCACAAAGCCCAACTGCCCGCAGAAGAGCCAAGTCCTTACCCACACCTGCTGAGAGGAGGCACCTGGAGGTTGCCGCTCCAAGAAAGAAGGAGGTACGCTTTGCAGACTCTCTGGGGCTGGAGTTAACCACAGTTCGGCATTTTAGCGATGCTGAGTTGCCAAGAGTTCCTTATCACGTTCTGGCCGGGCTGCGCTGCCGGGAAGCTTGTCCCGCGGGGGCGGAGCTTAGCACACTGTTGCTCCGCCCTACTCCTGGCACCCCTCAACTACAGCCACAATTTGAAAACCCAAGCACTAAGCCAGGCTTCCTAGACTTGGTGAGACAACGCAGAGTGTGCCTGGAGACCATAACCACCGATCCATTCAGTGTTAGTGGAGACCTCCGAGTCCTTAATCTGTCCTACGAGAAGGAGGTGATGGTGAGATACACAATCGACTCTTGGAATACTTCATCCGAAGTCATCGCCTCATACCAGCGAGGATATAGTGACAGGTATTCGGACCGATTTTCATTCAAGCTGCTTTGCCCAACTCTGTTGAATAAAGAAGGAATGATGGAGTTTGCCATCCGGTACAAGGTTTGTGGGACGGAATACTGGGATAATAACGATGGACAAAACTACAAGGTGAAGAGTCAGAGAGCCACTGTGTCTCCTCCAAAGGAGTATGAAAACGCATGGATTCACTTCATTTAG